The Flavobacterium johnsoniae UW101 genomic interval AAACCATTTATTACGGGCCAGATTAGCAAATCCCTGCATTAAATATCCTCGAAAAACATATTCTTCGGTACTGGTTTGAATAGGAATTAAAACTGTACCTAACACTACTAAAATCAAAAAAGGAATCAGTTTAAAATTCCACACAAACTCTTCAGGAGATTGAAAATATAAAACTGAAAAACTTATAATCGAGAAAAATGCCCATAACAAAAAAGAAAAAGCTATTCTGCCCCAATCTACTTTTGCTCTTGACGTTGTTACTGACAACAGCGTTTGATTGTGCAGATATTTTACCACAAAATAAATTCCGGCAAATGCAAAAAGAAACGAAATCATAACTAAAAACAAAGTCAAATTAGGTTCAAATATTTTTAATGCAGCATCATTATCTGTTGGAAAACCTTTTTTGTCCTTAAAATTTTTAAGAAGAACTGCTGCCGAAAAAGGAATCTGACCAATAAATGAGGCTGTTATAATAAAAACTGATCCTATAAGATATTTCCAAAATTTATTTTCTGGTTTAATTCCTTGCTCTAAAAACATATAATTAAAAGTTTTAAAATGAGATTTTAATTTAAATAGTAAGTTCTATTTTTGTTATTCCTAAAATGTAATTTTTAATAAATCAATTTAGTAGACTTTAAATATAAGAAAATGATACAAATTTACCATAACCCACGCTGTGGAAAATCAAGAAATTGTCTGGCTTTTGTTGAAGATACAAAACAAGAGTATGAAATAATTCCTTATTTAACAGAAACCCCAAGTTTTGACGATCTGAAAGAACTTCTTAAAAAACTAAATTTAAAACCAGCTGAATTAGTTCGAACAAAAGAAAAAATATGGATTGAAAACTACAAAGGGAAAAATTTAACTGAAGATGAAACGATTCAGGCTATGGTCGATAACCCAATTTTAATTGAAAGACCTATTGTTGTAAAAGACGGAAAAGCTATTATTGGACGAGATTTAGACAAAGTTGCTTCTTTTTTAGATTGATTCTAAAATACACTGTTAACATTTTTTTGTGATCTTTCTCTTTAAACCAAAAGGTACATTTGCCGTCTAAGAAGAAAAAGAAACCAGAAAAAAATGAAACAAATCAATTTTGCTGTAATGCTTGTGCTGTTTTTAACAGGCTTTTACAACTATGCACAACAAGGACCTCCTGCAAAAAACAAGGTTAAGGTTACCGGAAAAGTTTTTGAAAAAGTAACTAAACAGCCTCTAGAATATGCTACGATTTCGATCATGGCTCCAAATGATACAAAAGTTATTGCAGGCGGTATAACCAACCCTAAAGGAGAATTTGAAGTTGCCGTTGCTCCGGGAACTTACGATATAAAAGTAGAATTCATTTCGTTTAAATCTACTGAAATTAAACAAAAAAGCATTCAGGACGATACTAATTTAGGTGTTGTAAACTTATCTGAAGATGCTGCACAGCTAAATGAAGTTGTGGTGCGTGCCGAAAAATCGACGGTAGAAATAAAACTTGATAAAAAAGTTTACAATGTTGGTCAGGACATGATGGTAAAAGGCGGAACAGTAAGTGATGTTTTAGACAACGTACCTTCTGTTTCTGTCGATTCTGAAGGAAATGTAAGTTTAAGAGGAAGTGACAATATTCGTATTTTAATTGACGGAAGACCTTCACAAGCCATAAACGTAGCTGAGGCACTACGTCAGCTTCCTGCAGATGCAATCGAAAAAGTAGAAGTTATCACCAATCCATCAGCGCGTTATGACGCCGAAGGTGGATCAGGA includes:
- a CDS encoding CPBP family intramembrane glutamic endopeptidase, whose product is MFLEQGIKPENKFWKYLIGSVFIITASFIGQIPFSAAVLLKNFKDKKGFPTDNDAALKIFEPNLTLFLVMISFLFAFAGIYFVVKYLHNQTLLSVTTSRAKVDWGRIAFSFLLWAFFSIISFSVLYFQSPEEFVWNFKLIPFLILVVLGTVLIPIQTSTEEYVFRGYLMQGFANLARNKWFPLIMTSVIFGSMHILNPEVEKMGYVVMVYYIGTGLFLGVITLMDEGMELALGFHAANNLVGALLVTSDWSVFQTHSIFKDMSEPSAGADVILPVVIVYPILLFIFSKKYKWTNWKEKLTGIIDEKNNETAEFLNLN
- the arsC gene encoding arsenate reductase (glutaredoxin) (This arsenate reductase requires both glutathione and glutaredoxin to convert arsenate to arsenite, after which the efflux transporter formed by ArsA and ArsB can extrude the arsenite from the cell, providing resistance.), with protein sequence MIQIYHNPRCGKSRNCLAFVEDTKQEYEIIPYLTETPSFDDLKELLKKLNLKPAELVRTKEKIWIENYKGKNLTEDETIQAMVDNPILIERPIVVKDGKAIIGRDLDKVASFLD